One window of the Candidatus Methylomirabilota bacterium genome contains the following:
- a CDS encoding DUF1156 domain-containing protein encodes LAVPEPGPEPTLDEMLADIERQRLFRIIESLVLWENTTNEKVLQAARDEIWSSWRRACAENADHPRSKELFDRKKLPAFHDPFAGGGALPLEAQRLGLEAYASDLNPVAVLINKAMIEIPPKFAGKPPVNPEARKEKTLLAREWRGAQGLAEDVRYYGQWMRDEAEKRIGHLYPKVKIPPRSPLSQRGDGGDFFAERPDLIPYAGKELTVIAWVWARTVKSPNPAFAQVDVPLASTFMLSTKAGKEAYVEPVIEGGGYRFTVKVGKPKDAEKAKNGTKLSRGANFRCLMSGTPIEGNYIKAEGKAGCMGARLMAIVAEGVRGRVYLPPTDAMEAVARQAKAEWRPEVTISGSTQYLGVKPYGMDRFDQLFTDRQIVALTTFSDLVQEARERVKRDALAAALRAEDKLLDAGGTGATAYANAVGVYLAFAVDKGANYGSSVCAWHITRDGIVSTFGRQAIPMVFDYAEANPLSGSTGNILLGVEQAAEMIQALGVGQHGLGLQADAATQAISADKVVSTDPPYFDNVPYADLSDFFYVWLRRSLKSVFPSLFATLVAPKAEELVAFAYRHDDKAGAEAFFLSGMTQVMHRLAELSHPAFPVTIYYAFRQAETDVEEGTASTGWDTFLEAVIRAGFGISGTWPMRTEYTGNLKTKRNALASSIILVCRPRVANAPTATRREFITVLKAELPKALTHLQRGNIAPVDLAQAAIGPGMAVYTRYAKVLDAEGKTLSVREALALINQTLDEALAEQEGDFDADSRWALAWFEQSGFAEGEYGVAETLSKAKNTSVAGMVEAGILASSRGKVRLLKPDELPANWPACRAKHGAGRDPTTDLRLTAWEMVHQLIRSLEAGGEGATAALVAKLGAKAEVARELAYRLYTLCERKKRAAEALSYNSLVQSWPEITRLAREGDKPRAEQGELL; translated from the coding sequence CTCGCCGTGCCGGAGCCCGGACCGGAGCCAACGCTGGACGAGATGCTGGCCGACATCGAGCGCCAGCGGCTCTTTCGCATCATCGAGAGCCTGGTGCTGTGGGAAAACACCACCAACGAAAAGGTGCTGCAGGCGGCGCGCGACGAGATCTGGTCGAGCTGGCGGCGCGCCTGCGCGGAAAACGCCGACCATCCGCGGTCGAAGGAGCTGTTCGACCGCAAGAAGCTGCCCGCCTTCCACGACCCCTTCGCCGGCGGCGGGGCGCTGCCGCTAGAGGCGCAGCGGCTTGGCCTGGAGGCGTACGCTAGTGACCTGAACCCGGTGGCGGTGCTGATCAACAAGGCGATGATCGAGATCCCGCCGAAGTTCGCAGGGAAGCCGCCGGTGAACCCCGAGGCGCGTAAGGAGAAGACGCTGCTCGCGCGCGAGTGGCGCGGCGCGCAGGGCCTCGCCGAGGACGTGCGCTACTATGGCCAGTGGATGCGCGACGAGGCCGAGAAGCGCATCGGCCACCTCTACCCGAAGGTCAAAATCCCCCCTCGTTCCCCTCTTTCGCAAAGGGGGGATGGGGGGGATTTCTTCGCCGAGCGGCCAGACCTGATCCCCTACGCTGGAAAAGAACTCACCGTGATCGCTTGGGTCTGGGCGCGCACGGTGAAGAGCCCGAACCCGGCCTTCGCGCAGGTGGACGTGCCGCTCGCCTCGACCTTCATGCTCTCCACCAAGGCGGGCAAGGAGGCGTACGTCGAGCCGGTGATCGAGGGCGGCGGCTACCGCTTCACGGTGAAGGTGGGCAAGCCGAAGGATGCGGAGAAGGCGAAGAACGGCACCAAGCTTTCGCGTGGCGCGAACTTCCGCTGCCTGATGTCGGGGACGCCGATCGAAGGTAACTACATCAAGGCCGAGGGTAAGGCCGGGTGCATGGGCGCGCGGCTGATGGCCATCGTCGCCGAAGGCGTGCGCGGCAGAGTCTATCTACCGCCCACCGATGCGATGGAAGCCGTCGCGCGCCAAGCGAAGGCGGAGTGGAGGCCGGAGGTCACGATTTCAGGAAGCACTCAGTACCTCGGCGTGAAGCCCTACGGCATGGATCGTTTCGACCAGCTCTTCACCGATCGCCAGATCGTGGCGCTGACGACCTTCTCCGACCTGGTCCAGGAAGCGCGCGAGCGGGTGAAGCGTGACGCCCTTGCCGCCGCCTTGCGCGCAGAGGACAAGCTCCTAGACGCCGGCGGCACTGGAGCCACGGCGTACGCCAATGCTGTCGGAGTGTACCTCGCGTTCGCAGTCGACAAGGGCGCCAACTACGGGTCATCAGTTTGTGCGTGGCACATCACTCGGGACGGGATCGTCTCCACATTCGGGCGGCAAGCCATTCCGATGGTCTTTGACTATGCGGAGGCCAATCCCCTGAGTGGTTCGACAGGCAACATCCTGCTTGGCGTGGAACAGGCAGCGGAAATGATTCAAGCGCTTGGTGTAGGGCAGCATGGATTGGGGCTACAAGCAGACGCTGCAACTCAGGCCATAAGCGCTGATAAGGTTGTCTCCACCGATCCACCCTACTTCGACAACGTCCCGTACGCGGACCTCTCAGATTTCTTCTATGTGTGGCTACGTCGGTCGCTGAAATCGGTGTTCCCAAGTCTCTTTGCAACTCTCGTCGCGCCGAAAGCCGAGGAACTGGTTGCCTTCGCGTACCGCCACGATGACAAGGCCGGCGCCGAGGCGTTCTTCCTCAGCGGCATGACGCAAGTGATGCACCGTCTGGCCGAACTGTCGCATCCGGCCTTCCCTGTCACCATCTATTACGCCTTCCGGCAGGCCGAGACTGATGTCGAGGAAGGCACCGCAAGTACTGGCTGGGATACCTTCCTGGAAGCAGTGATCCGCGCTGGCTTCGGCATCAGCGGTACCTGGCCGATGCGCACGGAGTACACCGGCAACTTGAAGACCAAACGAAACGCCCTCGCCTCCAGCATCATTCTCGTCTGCCGCCCGCGCGTGGCTAATGCGCCTACCGCGACGCGACGCGAGTTCATCACCGTGCTCAAGGCCGAGCTGCCCAAGGCGCTCACGCACCTGCAGCGGGGCAACATCGCCCCGGTGGACCTGGCGCAGGCGGCCATCGGCCCGGGCATGGCGGTCTACACGCGCTACGCCAAGGTGCTCGACGCCGAAGGCAAGACGCTCTCGGTGCGTGAGGCGCTGGCGCTCATCAACCAGACCCTCGACGAGGCGCTGGCCGAGCAGGAGGGCGACTTCGACGCCGACAGCCGCTGGGCGCTGGCGTGGTTTGAACAGTCGGGCTTCGCCGAGGGCGAGTACGGTGTAGCCGAGACCCTCTCCAAGGCCAAGAATACCAGCGTGGCCGGTATGGTCGAGGCGGGCATCCTGGCGTCGAGTCGCGGCAAGGTGCGGTTACTGAAGCCCGACGAACTGCCCGCCAACTGGCCTGCCTGCCGCGCCAAGCACGGCGCAGGCAGGGACCCGACGACCGATCTGCGACTCACGGCATGGGAGATGGTGCATCAATTAATCCGATCGCTCGAAGCCGGCGGCGAAGGCGCGACGGCAGCGCTCGTCGCCAAGCTCGGCGCAAAGGCCGAGGTCGCCCGCGAGCTGGCCTATCGGCTCTACACCTTGTGTGAGCGCAAGAAGCGCGCGGCAGAGGCGCTTTCCTACAACAGCCTCGTCCAGAGCTGGCCTGAGATCACTCGCCTTGCCCGCGAAGGCGACAAGCCACGAGCGGAACAGGGCGAGCTTCTATGA
- a CDS encoding DUF4062 domain-containing protein codes for MEQIFLNSAQKELAAERVAVRDFVHGNDLLRQFFRVFLFEDLPPTDRRADDVYLEQVKASPIYLGLFGNTYGRPGADGVSATEQEFMLASRLRKRQLILVKGRDDSRREPKMAALIRRTGDELVRRRFEDTPELLRLLYGSLIQYLQERGFVAAKDFDAAPCEGATMRDISPRKVRWFIEKARTERDYALAPATSPKEALAHLNLLTKGKPTRGAILLFCDTPERFIHSAEATCLHFHGMEIAKPIPSQQVYRGSLFEVVDKAVDFVMDRIRRTVTPSERTVAGNVSYEVPFRVVREAVVNAVAHRNYASKSGVQAMVFADRIEVWNPGSLPEDLTLDQLRDPHPSVPRNRLICEPLFLAHYIERAGTGTLDMIRLCAEAGLPEPEFRSDGERFVTVVWRDWLTEEVLEKLGLTARQRQVVAIVKASGRVANTEVQDRVGVSKRTAHRELSELVRKGILRRVGTTGKGTFYSMGKGATKGPKGPDSEHAKAGPRGQKRAKGATL; via the coding sequence ATGGAGCAGATATTTCTCAACAGCGCGCAGAAGGAGTTGGCGGCGGAGCGTGTGGCTGTACGCGATTTCGTGCATGGAAATGACCTACTTCGTCAGTTCTTCCGCGTATTCCTGTTTGAGGACCTTCCGCCGACTGATCGGCGGGCTGATGATGTGTATCTGGAACAAGTCAAGGCCAGTCCGATCTATCTGGGCCTCTTTGGGAACACGTATGGCAGACCGGGCGCGGACGGGGTGTCGGCGACCGAACAGGAGTTCATGCTGGCCAGCCGACTGCGCAAGCGACAGCTGATCCTGGTGAAGGGGCGGGACGATTCCCGGCGCGAGCCGAAGATGGCGGCGCTGATCCGCAGGACTGGCGATGAGTTGGTGCGGCGGCGTTTCGAGGATACTCCGGAACTGTTGCGGCTGTTGTACGGAAGTTTGATTCAGTATCTTCAAGAGCGCGGATTCGTTGCCGCGAAGGATTTCGATGCCGCGCCGTGCGAGGGCGCGACGATGCGCGACATCTCGCCGCGCAAGGTACGGTGGTTTATCGAGAAGGCGCGAACGGAGCGGGATTATGCGCTCGCGCCCGCCACCTCGCCCAAGGAAGCGCTGGCACATCTCAATCTGCTCACCAAGGGAAAGCCGACACGCGGGGCTATCCTGCTTTTCTGCGATACGCCGGAGCGTTTCATCCATTCCGCAGAAGCAACGTGTCTGCATTTTCACGGCATGGAGATCGCCAAGCCCATCCCAAGCCAGCAGGTCTATCGCGGGTCGTTGTTCGAGGTGGTGGACAAGGCGGTGGACTTCGTCATGGATCGGATTCGGCGAACCGTGACACCGAGCGAGAGAACTGTCGCCGGCAACGTGAGTTATGAGGTGCCGTTCCGCGTGGTACGCGAAGCCGTCGTCAACGCGGTAGCTCACCGCAACTACGCGTCGAAGTCCGGGGTTCAGGCGATGGTCTTCGCCGATCGGATCGAGGTCTGGAATCCGGGTAGCTTGCCGGAGGACTTGACACTGGATCAGCTTCGAGATCCTCATCCGTCGGTGCCGCGCAACCGCCTGATCTGCGAGCCGCTTTTTCTGGCGCACTATATCGAACGTGCGGGGACAGGAACGCTGGACATGATCCGGCTCTGCGCGGAGGCGGGCCTGCCGGAGCCGGAGTTTCGGAGCGACGGCGAGCGGTTCGTCACGGTGGTCTGGCGGGACTGGTTGACGGAGGAAGTGTTAGAGAAACTCGGCCTGACAGCGCGACAGAGGCAAGTTGTGGCGATTGTGAAGGCGTCCGGGCGCGTAGCGAATACTGAGGTCCAGGATCGAGTTGGAGTGTCCAAGCGCACGGCTCATCGCGAGCTTTCGGAACTCGTTCGCAAGGGAATTCTGAGGCGAGTGGGAACTACAGGAAAGGGAACTTTCTACTCCATGGGCAAAGGGGCCACAAAGGGGCCAAAGGGGCCAGATTCGGAGCACGCCAAGGCTGGTCCAAGGGGTCAGAAACGCGCCAAAGGGGCCACGCTGTGA